One segment of Solanum lycopersicum chromosome 1, SLM_r2.1 DNA contains the following:
- the LOC101257302 gene encoding uncharacterized protein isoform X1 has translation MGENCSAPTRMENKNSVISEKLSAESISKFNRFLKGMGVFNLNFPPQYDTKDSFSELSRSLLKVQHIHRGKISCIVSVKPPIMNIYGSLHGGAGGDVAVRVATACARTIVGKDKELFLGELSISYLSSAPENAEVIVNASVVRSGRNLTVVALDFRLKDSEKLCYISRATFYHVPVASL, from the exons ATGGGTGAAAATTGCTCAGCCCCAACTCGTATGGAGAACAAAAACAGTGTCATCTCCGAAAAATTGTCTGCAGAATCTATTTCTAAGTTCAATAGATTCCTCAAAGGCATGGGGGTCTTCAACCTTAACTTTCCTCCTCAGTATGACACTAAGGATTCTTTCTCTGAACTCAGCCGCAGCCTCCTCAAGGTTCAACATATCCACCGTGGCAAGATTTCATGTATTGTCTCTGTCAAACCTCCTATCATG AATATCTATGGTTCATTGCACGGAGGAGCAGGTGGAGATGTAGCAGTAAGGGTAGCAACTGCCTGTGCTCGAACTATCGTGGGAAAGGATAAAGAGCTCTTTCTAGGAGAATTAAGCATATCTTATCTCTCTAGTGCTCCTGAAAAT GCCGAAGTAATAGTTAATGCATCCGTTGTTCGAAGTGGAAGAAACCTGACTGTAGTTGCCCTGGATTTTAGACTAAAGGACTCTGAGAAACTGTGTTACATTTCTCGGGCAACATTCTATCACGTGCCTGTAGCAAGTTTATGA
- the LOC101257302 gene encoding uncharacterized protein isoform X2 gives MGENCSAPTRMENKNSVISEKLSAESISKFNRFLKGMGVFNLNFPPQYDTKDSFSELSRSLLKVQHIHRGKISCIVSVKPPIMNIYGSLHGGAGGDVAVRVATACARTIVGKDKELFLGELSISYLSSAPENVNTRYVSMLEGLQSFQTSLESGKVQLSVLEDVFSIRGA, from the exons ATGGGTGAAAATTGCTCAGCCCCAACTCGTATGGAGAACAAAAACAGTGTCATCTCCGAAAAATTGTCTGCAGAATCTATTTCTAAGTTCAATAGATTCCTCAAAGGCATGGGGGTCTTCAACCTTAACTTTCCTCCTCAGTATGACACTAAGGATTCTTTCTCTGAACTCAGCCGCAGCCTCCTCAAGGTTCAACATATCCACCGTGGCAAGATTTCATGTATTGTCTCTGTCAAACCTCCTATCATG AATATCTATGGTTCATTGCACGGAGGAGCAGGTGGAGATGTAGCAGTAAGGGTAGCAACTGCCTGTGCTCGAACTATCGTGGGAAAGGATAAAGAGCTCTTTCTAGGAGAATTAAGCATATCTTATCTCTCTAGTGCTCCTGAAAAT GTTAATACAAGGTATGTCTCAATGTTGGAAGGCTTACAAAGTTTCCAAACTTCATTAGAATCGGGAAAAGTTCAGCTGTCAGTACTGGAGGATGTGTTCTCTATCAGAGGAGCTTAG
- the LOC101256725 gene encoding uncharacterized protein codes for MYCSIAGEYKKKEKIMVEYNSKRKSSYTKDTIISKEISEENVALVDILFMHVLQDGYKIPQQYNDVKDFFSQLIRTCLKIHTIHPGKISCILSVKPEILNAYSTLHGGAIGAVAERVSIACARTVVGKDKELFLGELRMSYHSAAPCNAEVVIDGSIIRSGRNITVVAVDFRLKDSRKLVYTSNATFYHMPVASL; via the exons ATGTACTGCTCCATTGCTGGAGAATacaagaagaaggagaagataATGGTGGAATATAATTCAAAGCGGAAGAGTTCATACACAAAAGACACAATCATCTCGAAAGAAATATCTGAGGAGAACGTTGCTCTGGTTGATATCCTCTTCATGCACGTTCTACAGGACGGTTACAAAATTCCCCAGCAATATAATGATGTTAAGGATTTCTTCTCTCAACTCATTCGCACCTGCCTCAAGATCCACACTATACACCCTGGAAAAATCTCCTGCATTCTATCTGTCAAACCTGAAATATTG AATGCTTATAGTACGTTGCATGGAGGAGCAATTGGAGCTGTCGCAGAGAGGGTGTCAATTGCCTGTGCCAGAACTGTTGTAGGAAAGGATAAGGAACTCTTTCTTGGAGAAttgagaatgtcatatcattcTGCTGCTCCATGCAAT GCAGAGGTGGTCATAGACGGGTCTATCATTCGGAGTGGAAGGAACATAACTGTAGTAGCAGTTGATTTTCGGCTCAAGGACTCAAGGAAATTGGTCTACACCTCGAACGCAACATTCTATCACATGCCTGTCGCAAGTTTATGA
- the LOC101257897 gene encoding uncharacterized protein: protein MGEESSKSKSSFTKDTIISEDLSEEAAFLADRLLSRVQLHGDKFPAGYESFSELTRGCLKVHSIHPGKVSCILSVKSAISNIYGSMHGGAVGAVAETVSIACARTVVGKDKKLFLGELRMSYLSTAKSNAEVIVDGSIIKSGRSTTVVATDFQLKDSKKLVYSSSATFYHMPIASL from the exons ATGGGGGAAGAGAGTTCGAAATCGAAGAGTTCATTCACCAAAGACACAATCATCTCCGAAGATTTATCTGAGGAAGCCGCTTTCTTGGCGGATCGTCTCCTCAGCCGCGTGCAACTCCACGGGGACAAGTTTCCGGCCGGATATGAATCTTTCTCTGAACTCACTCGCGGCTGTCTCAAGGTCCACAGCATCCATCCTGGCAAAGTCTCCTGCATTTTATCTGTCAAATCTGCAATCTCG AATATTTATGGTAGCATGCATGGAGGAGCAGTTGGAGCTGTCGCAGAGACGGTGTCAATTGCCTGTGCTAGAACTGTTGTAGGAAAGGATAAGAAGCTCTTTCTTGGAGAATTGAGAATGTCGTATCTTTCTACTGCTAAAAGCAAT GCAGAGGTGATCGTAGATGGGTCTATTATTAAGAGTGGAAGGAGCACAACTGTAGTTGCAACTGATTTTCAGCTCAAGGACTCGAAGAAATTGGTCTACTCCTCGAGTGCAACATTCTATCACATGCCCATCGCAAGTTTATGA
- the LOC101257600 gene encoding cell division protein FtsY homolog, chloroplastic isoform X1 codes for MASTLSSRLPRLPSKTVFPHSNSGSTLLHFTSKTRFDQSRFRCSAGQTGFFTKLGRLLKEKAKSDVEKLFSGFSKTRDNLAVIDELLLYWNLSDTDRVLDELEEVLLVADFGPKITIKIVESLREDIYAGKIKSGSEIKSVLKKSILDLLTSKAPKTELSLGFRKPAVIMIVGVNGGGKTTSLGKLANRLKREGAKILLAAGDTFRAAASDQLEIWAERTGCEIVVAEKEKAKASSVISQAVKRGKEEGFDIVLCDTSGRLHTNYSLMEELVACKKVVSKIVNGAPNEILLVLDGTTGLNMLPQAREFNEVVGITGLILTKLDGSARGGCVVSVVDELGIPVKFVGVGEGVDDLQPFNAEEFVDAIFP; via the exons ATGGCTTCAACGTTATCTTCTCGTCTCCCACGTCTTCCTTCCAAAACGGTATTCCCACATTCTAACTCCGGTTCAACTCTCCTCCACTTCACATCCAAAACCCGGTTCGATCAGTCCCGGTTTAGATGCTCGGCGGGTCAAACGGGGTTCTTCACGAAGCTTGGTCGTTTGCTGAAAGAGAAAGCCAAGAGTGATGTGGAGAAACTGTTCTCAGGATTCTCAAAAACTCGAGACAATTTAGCTGTTATTGATGAACTCCTCCTTTACTGGAACCTTTCTGATACTGATCGTGTTCTTGATGAACTTGAAGAG GTTCTGTTGGTCGCTGATTTTGGGCCGAAGATTACCATAAAGATTGTGGAGAGCTTGCGGGAGGATATATATGCAGGGAAAATCAAATCAGGAAGTGAGATAAAA AGTGTTCTAAAGAAGAGTATCTTGGATCTATTGACTAGTAAAGCACCTAAAACAGAACTCAGTCTGGGCTTCAG GAAACCAGCTGTAATCATGATTGTGGGTGTCAATGGAGGTGGGAAGACAACATCTCTTG GAAAGTTGGCAAATAGGTTGAAGAGAGAAGGGGCAAAG ATACTATTAGCAGCTGGTGATACATTTAGAGCAGCTGCTAGTGATCAGTTAGAAATCTGGGCTGAAAGGACTGGTTGTGAGATTGTTGTTGCTGAAAAAGAGAAAGCTAAGGCATCGTCAG TTATTTCACAGGCTGTTAAAAGAGGAAAGGAAGAGGGTTTCGATATTGTTTTATGCGACACATCTGGCC GTTTGCACACCAACTATAGCTTGATGGAGGAATTGGTGGCATGCAAAAAAGTTGTCAGTAAAATTGTTAATGGTGCACCTAAT GAAATCTTGCTAGTACTGGATGGAACGACTGGTTTAAATATGCTTCCTCAAGCAAGAGAGTTTAATGAG GTTGTTGGAATCACTGGGttaatattgactaaacttgaTGGTTCTGCTCGAGGTGGCTGTGTG GTCAGTGTGGTTGATGAGCTTGGTATTCCTGTAAAATTTGTAGGTGTTGGGGAAGGTGTAGATGACCTCCAACCATTCAATGCTGAGGAATTTGTTGATGCTATCTTCCCATGA
- the LOC101257600 gene encoding cell division protein FtsY homolog, chloroplastic isoform X2 translates to MASTLSSRLPRLPSKTVFPHSNSGSTLLHFTSKTRFDQSRFRCSAGQTGFFTKLGRLLKEKAKSDVEKLFSGFSKTRDNLAVIDELLLYWNLSDTDRVLDELEEVLLVADFGPKITIKIVESLREDIYAGKIKSGSEIKSVLKKSILDLLTSKAPKTELSLGFRKPAVIMIVGVNGGGKTTSLGKLANRLKREGAKILLAAGDTFRAAASDQLEIWAERTGCEIVVAEKEKAKASSGLHTNYSLMEELVACKKVVSKIVNGAPNEILLVLDGTTGLNMLPQAREFNEVVGITGLILTKLDGSARGGCVVSVVDELGIPVKFVGVGEGVDDLQPFNAEEFVDAIFP, encoded by the exons ATGGCTTCAACGTTATCTTCTCGTCTCCCACGTCTTCCTTCCAAAACGGTATTCCCACATTCTAACTCCGGTTCAACTCTCCTCCACTTCACATCCAAAACCCGGTTCGATCAGTCCCGGTTTAGATGCTCGGCGGGTCAAACGGGGTTCTTCACGAAGCTTGGTCGTTTGCTGAAAGAGAAAGCCAAGAGTGATGTGGAGAAACTGTTCTCAGGATTCTCAAAAACTCGAGACAATTTAGCTGTTATTGATGAACTCCTCCTTTACTGGAACCTTTCTGATACTGATCGTGTTCTTGATGAACTTGAAGAG GTTCTGTTGGTCGCTGATTTTGGGCCGAAGATTACCATAAAGATTGTGGAGAGCTTGCGGGAGGATATATATGCAGGGAAAATCAAATCAGGAAGTGAGATAAAA AGTGTTCTAAAGAAGAGTATCTTGGATCTATTGACTAGTAAAGCACCTAAAACAGAACTCAGTCTGGGCTTCAG GAAACCAGCTGTAATCATGATTGTGGGTGTCAATGGAGGTGGGAAGACAACATCTCTTG GAAAGTTGGCAAATAGGTTGAAGAGAGAAGGGGCAAAG ATACTATTAGCAGCTGGTGATACATTTAGAGCAGCTGCTAGTGATCAGTTAGAAATCTGGGCTGAAAGGACTGGTTGTGAGATTGTTGTTGCTGAAAAAGAGAAAGCTAAGGCATCGTCAG GTTTGCACACCAACTATAGCTTGATGGAGGAATTGGTGGCATGCAAAAAAGTTGTCAGTAAAATTGTTAATGGTGCACCTAAT GAAATCTTGCTAGTACTGGATGGAACGACTGGTTTAAATATGCTTCCTCAAGCAAGAGAGTTTAATGAG GTTGTTGGAATCACTGGGttaatattgactaaacttgaTGGTTCTGCTCGAGGTGGCTGTGTG GTCAGTGTGGTTGATGAGCTTGGTATTCCTGTAAAATTTGTAGGTGTTGGGGAAGGTGTAGATGACCTCCAACCATTCAATGCTGAGGAATTTGTTGATGCTATCTTCCCATGA
- the LOC101257026 gene encoding BON1-associated protein 2 yields MSGENLLDNRNRPVKKNAFVNIKTESYSCNLQTTKLDKEGGGFPKWNEKLIVDLPMHARHLTVEVQCKNSSGIKTVGIAKVPTSDFIGGILPEDYLHFLSYRLRNEKGEKNGIINFSVRVKNAAAPSQSAAGCAAAYTKAAPVDMGSSYNGSCGIVTGLPVYPGNFLGNSMAKRF; encoded by the coding sequence ATGTCGGGCGAGAATCTTCTAGATAACAGAAATCGACCGGTGAAGAAGAACGCCTTCGTAAATATCAAAACAGAATCTTATTCATGCAACCTCCAAACAACTAAACTGGATAAAGAAGGTGGAGGTTTTCCAAAGTGGAACGAGAAATTGATCGTTGATTTGCCAATGCATGCGCGGCATCTAACGGTGGAGGTTCAATGTAAAAATTCCTCCGGGATCAAAACCGTTGGGATCGCAAAAGTTCCGACGTCGGATTTTATTGGAGGAATTTTGCCCGAAGATTATTTGCATTTTTTGAGTTATAGGCTTAGGAATGAAAAGGGGGAGAAGAATgggataattaatttttctgttAGGGTTAAAAATGCGGCGGCGCCGTCTCAAAGTGCGGCCGGCTGCGCTGCGGCTTATACGAAGGCCGCACCGGTGGATATGGGAAGTAGTTATAACGGTTCTTGTGGGATTGTTACGGGTTTGCCCGTTTATCCGGGGAATTTTCTAGGTAATTCAATGGCGaagagattttaa
- the LOC101258191 gene encoding E3 ubiquitin-protein ligase At1g12760: protein MSTARAGNDDSSNGVDTTPLLTDQVFRSRRLARRAPTLRGAARFLRRASNHRLMREPSRRVREAAAEHIEERQSDWAYSKPIVILDLIWNLAFVIVSVSVLILSHDELPSMPLRLWIVGYALQCLLHMVCVCVEYRRRIQLSDSSPILNSEQRNAAGGWNSSSSGSDSGETGDYQSEGRQNEDEISVAKHLESANTMFSFIWWIIGFYWISAGGDSLARDAPQLYWLCLTFLAFDVFFVVICVAVACLIGIAVCCCLPCIIAILYAVADQEGATKEDVERLTKYKFRRLGKFEKQNGEIQESFGGVMTECDTDTPIEHVLPLEDAECCICLCPYEDGIELRELPCRHHFHSVCIDKWLYMNATCPLCKFNILKNGNQSSSEEA from the exons ATGTCGACGGCGAGAGCCGGTAATGACGATAGTTCTAATGGTGTAGATACGACTCCGTTGCTTACCGATCAGGTTTTTAGGAGCCGACGGTTGGCGCGCCGGGCCCCGACCCTAAGAGGAGCGGCTCGATTTCTCCGGCGAGCAAGTAACCACCGACTGATGCGGGAGCCGTCAAGGCGCGTGAGGGAAGCTGCAGCTGAGCACATAGAGGAACGACAAAGCGATTGGGCATATTCCAAACCTATAGTGATATTGGATCTTATCTGGAACTTAGCTTTTGTGATTGTCTCAGTTTCTGTGTTGATTCTGAGCCATGATGAGTTACCTTCTATGCCTTTGAGGCTTTGGATTGTTGGATATGCTTTACAGTGTTTGCTTCACATGGTTTGTGTTTGCGTTGAGTATAGACGCCGAATTCAGCTTAGCGATTCATCTCCAATTTTGAATTCCGAGCAGAGAAACGCTGCTGGAGGTTGGAACAGTTCGAGTTCCGGAAGTGACAGCGGTGAAACTGGTGATTATCAGTCTGAGGGGCGTCAGAATGAGGATGAAATTAG TGTAGCTAAGCATCTGGAATCTGCAAATACCATGTTTTCTTTCATTTGGTGGATAATTGGTTTCTATTGGATATCTGCTGGTGGCGACAGTTTGGCCCGTGATGCACCTCAACTTTACTG GCTGTGTCTCACATTTCTAGCATTTGATGTATTCTTTGTTGTTATATGTGTTGCCGTGGCATGTCTCATTGGAATTGCTGTTTGTTGCTGTTTACCATGTATCATCGCTATTTTATATGCAGTGGCAGACCAG GAAGGAGCAACCAAGGAAGACGTTGAGAGATTGACTAAATACAAGTTTCGAAGACTTGgtaaatttgaaaaacaaaatggCGAGATTCAAGAATCATTTGGAGGAGTAATGACTGAATGTGACACTGATACACCCATTGAGCATGTTCTTCCATTGGAAGATGCC GAATGTTGCATCTGCCTTTGTCCCTATGAAGATGGAATTGAGCTGCGTGAGCTCCCTTGTCGTCACCATTTTCACTCTGTCTGCATAGACAAGTGGTTGTACATGAACGCAACTTGTCCTCTTTGCAAGTTCAATATACTTAAAAATGGCAACCAGAGCAGCAGTGAAGAAGCATAA